The Strix aluco isolate bStrAlu1 chromosome Z, bStrAlu1.hap1, whole genome shotgun sequence genome contains a region encoding:
- the SPINK4 gene encoding serine protease inhibitor Kazal-type 4 → MPARELLVVVAALVTFIAAGGAELNERNGLRRPVCGDMVELQACPLLYLPVCGTDGNTYASECQLCVQQMKTRQDIWILKDGEC, encoded by the exons ATGCCTGCGAGGGAGCTGCTTGTGGTGGTGGCAGCACTGGTGACTTTCATTGCTGCTGGTG gagcagagctgaatGAAAGGAATGGCCTGAGAAGG CCGGTGTGTGGAGACATGGTCGAGCTGCAGGCCTGCCCCCTCCTGTACTTGCCTGTCTGTGGAACTGACGGGAACACCTACGCCAGTGAATGCCAGCTCTGTGTGCAGCAAAT GAAAACCAGGCAAGACATCTGGATTTTGAAAGATGGAGAGTGTTAA